A portion of the Kwoniella newhampshirensis strain CBS 13917 chromosome 1, whole genome shotgun sequence genome contains these proteins:
- a CDS encoding calcium/proton exchanger, giving the protein MPPHETSPLLGSHDNGGSTRKPFDPLGSTRHLLLGSWINILLVCIPLAFVADALHWSAAARFSTSFLAIVPLAKLLGDSTEQLSLKLGQTLGGLLNATFGNAVELIVAIAALVQNHASETEQTAAATLKSLLEDGAPDPADSSLRGLLVLSRGTSIILLLTYLGYLYFQLRTHAQLFEAEQVEGEEEEVAAMDQWSAGAWLVIITVLTSFCADILVGSIDETAQQFIGLILLPLVGNAAEHVTSVWMACKGKMELTIGANFETIVLFVSVMLVNLLLQDGRTNYMEGVMLMSLYLVIALSYLV; this is encoded by the exons ATGCCACCTCACGAGACATCCCCATTGCTAGGCTCACATGACAACGGAGGATCGACTCGTAAACCTTTCGATCCCCTCGGTTCCACTAGGCATCTCTTGCTCGGATCTTGGATCaatatcctcctcgtttGCATACCGCTTGCCTTCGTAG CCGATGCCCTTCATTGGAGTGCCGCTGCTCGATTCAGCACATCCTTCCTGGCCATCGTTCCTCTCGCAAAG CTGCTGGGAGACAGCACCGAGCAGCTCTCGCTGAAGCTGGGTCAAACCCTTGGAGGTCTGCTCAATGCCAC TTTTGGCAATGCCGTTGAACTCATTGTAGCCATCGCGGCTCTCGTTCAGA ACCACGCGTCCGAGACCGAGCAGACCGCGGCCGCAACCCTCAAGAGTCTCCTTGAGGATGGTGCTCCTGATCCTGCCGACTCTTCTCTCCGTGGACTCCTCGTCTTGTCACGGGGAACATCAATCATCTTGCTCTTGACATACCTTGGCTACCTCTACTTCCAGCTTCGCACTCACGCTCAGCTGTTCGAGGCCGAACAGgtcgagggcgaggaggaggaggtagcGGCCATGGATCAGTGGAGTGCTGGAGCATGGCTCGTCATTATCACTGTTCTTACCTCGTTCTGCGCAGACATCTTGGTAGGCAGTATCGACGAGACTGCGCAGCA ATTCATCGGTCTGATCCTTCTGCCTCTGGTTGGGAACGCTGCGGAACACGTCACATCTGTTTGGATGGCATGCAAGGGCAAGATGGAACTCACCATCGGC GCCAATTTCGAAACAATTGTGCTGTTCGTGTCGGTCATGCTGGtcaatcttcttctgcaaGACG GGCGCACAAACTACATGGAGGGAGTCATGT TGATGTCGCTTTATCTGGTGATCGCCTTGAGCTATTTAGTTTGA
- a CDS encoding small nuclear ribonucleoprotein Sm D2 produces the protein MSQYAHVPKTELDEAQIRELEEYEISQGPLSVLQQSVRNSSQVLISLRNNKKLLARVKAFDRHCNMVLENVKEMWTEQPKGKGKKPVNKDRFISKMFLRGDSVILVLRNAA, from the exons ATGTC ACAATACGCACACGTCCCCAAGACCGAGCTCGACGAAGCACAAATAagagagctggaagagtACGAGATCTCCCAGGGACCCTTATCCGTGTTGCAGCAATCCGTCCGAAACTCGTCTCAGGTGTTGATATCGTTGCGAAATAACAAAAAGTTATTGGCGAGGGTCAAGGCGTTCGATAGGCATTGTAACATGGTTTTGGAGAATGTCAAGGAG ATGTGGACGGAACAACcgaaagggaaggggaagaaacCTGTCAACAAGGATAGATTCATCTC GAAAATGTTCCTCAGAGGGGACTCTGTCATTCTCG TCCTCCGTAATGCGGCATAA
- a CDS encoding histidinol-phosphate transaminase — translation MPILGLKTPGPSCPTHFDLETLIRPNILALQPYRCARDDYSAGVLLDANENAIGPSIPSLANSDNVAAQTLSLLSDDEIASLNRYPSPTHDDLKRSIAKLRGVPDEQWVFLGVGSDEVIDMLYRVLCVPAKDRVMTCPPTYGMYKVTANVNDVGVLEVPLVTEDGKFQLDEEAMDEAFQANADLKMLFICSPGNPTGTIIPLDAIRRVAENPKFKGVIVVDEAYIDFAPEGTSAVNLVNEFANVCVSLGVSMAALTDRLGYLIAPPPLVQILTNTKAPYNVSLPTASLAASAVSTEGLATMSRSVATLNLNRKALIEGLKDTKGVGRILGGNHANFVLAEILDSEGKPSNQKAVEVYKTMAESKGVVVRFRGSERGCEGCLRITVGTEEECKEAVKQLAALL, via the exons ATGCCCATCCTCGGCCTCAAAACTCCTGGTCCATCTTGCCCGACTCACTTTGATCTCGAGACGCTCATCCGACCCAACATTCTCGCTCTTCAGCCTTATCGATGTGCTCGAGACGACTATTCCGCGGGCGTGCTTCTCGATGCGAATGAGAATGCCATCGGTCCTAGCATTCCTTCGCTGGCCAACAGTGATAATGTCGCAGCTCAGACCTTGTCCCTGCTttccgacgacgagatcgcCTCGCTCAATCGGTACCCATCTCCCACTCATGACGATCTCAAACGATCTATCGCAAAGCTCCGAGGGGTCCCCGACGAGCAATGGGTATTCCTCGGTGTGGGTAGTGACGAGGTGATCGACATGCTGTATAGAGTGTTGTGTGTGCCAGCGAAGGACAGGGTGATGACATGTCCCCCTACTTATGGGATGTACAAGGTCACCGCGAATGTGAACGATGTGGGCGTGTTGGAGGTTCCCCTGGTCACAGAAGATGGCAAGTTCCAACTAGACGAGGAAGCC ATGGACGAGGCGTTTCAAGCCAATGCCGATCTCAAGATGCTGTTCATCTGTTCTCCTGGAAACCCGACCGGGACAATCATCCCTCTCGACGCCATTCGGAGAGTCGCCGAAAACCCAAAATTCAAAGGCGTCATCGTGGTCGATGAGGCATATATAGACTTTGCGCCCGAAGGGACCAGCGCTGTCAACCTGGTCAACGAGTTTGCAAACGTCTGC gtgagtctgggCGTTAGTATGGCAGCGCTGACAGATAGACTTGGGTATCTGAtcgcaccaccaccactcgtCCAAATCCTCACAAACACCAAAGCACCATACAACGTGTCTCTTCCTACCGCTTCTCTCGCTGCGTCCGCGGTCTCGACAGAAGGACTTGCCACGATGTCGCGATCGGTCGCGACCCTCAACCTTAACCGAAAAGCCTTGATCGAAGGGTTGAAGGATACCAAGGGTGTGGGACGGATACTCGGTGGGAATCACGCCAACTTTGTTCTCGCGGAAATCCTGGACAGTGAGGGGAAGCCAAGCAATCAAAAAGCCGTGGAAGTATACAAAACCATGGCCGAGTCCAAGGGCGTCGTGGTGAGGTTCAGAGGCAGTGAGAGGGGTTGTGAAGGATGTCTGAGAATCACCGTTGGCacggaggaggaatgcAAGGAAGCGGTGAAACAATTGGCTGCGCTGTTATAG
- a CDS encoding mitochondrial 54S ribosomal uL13m domain-containing protein codes for MSATKGKHKPTYDPAVDAGDYVVVSDALKVHLTGKKATDKMYYHHTGWMGGMRETPITRMRERRPEEPCPVCFPKTLSEIDD; via the exons ATGTCAGCGACCAAAGGAAAG CACAAGCCTACGTATGACCCGGCGG TCGACGCGGGAGACTACGTCGTCGTCTCGGACGCACTCAAAGTTCATCTCACGGGGAAAAAGGCAACAGACAAGATGTACTATCATCACACCGGATGGATGGGAGGAATGAGAGAAACACCAATCACAcggatgagagagagaagaccggaagag CCGTGTCCGGTATGCTTCCCAAAAACACTTtccgagatcgacgatTAG